The DNA sequence ATGACGGACGAAGAGAAGCTCGTCGACTACCTGAAGTGGGTCACCGCCGATCTGCACGAGGCGCGGCGACGACTGGCCGAGGTCGAGGCCGGCCGGCAGGAGCCGGTCGCCATCGTGGGCATGGCGTGCCGGTTCCCCGGCGGGATCGGATCCCCCGAGGACCTGTGGGAGCTCGTCTCCACCGGGGGTGACGCCATCTCCGGTTTCCCCGCCGACCGCGGCTGGGACATGGACGCGCTCCGCGACGGCCGCAGCGCCACCGACCAGGGCGGGTTCCTGGAGGGCGCGGGCGACTTCGATCCCGGGTTCTTCGACATCTCCCCGCGCGAGGCCGTCGCGATGGACCCCCAGCAGCGCCTGCTGCTGGAGGTCTCCTGGGAGGCGCTCGAGCGGGCCGGGGTCGACCCGCGTGGCCTGCGCGGCAGCCGCACCGGGGTGTTCGTCGGGACCTCCGGGCAGGACTACATCCACCTGGCACTGGCCGCGGACGTCGACATGGAGGGGCACGCCTCGACCGGCCTGGCCGCCAGCGTGATGTCCGGCCGGTTGTCCTTCGCGCTCGGTCTGCAGGGCCCGGCACTGACCGTGGACACCGCCTGCTCGTCGTCGCTGGTGGCGCTGCACCTCGCGGCGCGCTCGCTGCGCGACGGAGAGTGCTCGCTGGCACTGGCCGGGGGCGTGACCGTGATGTCGACCTCGGCGAACTTCAGCTCATTCAGCCGCCAGGGCGGCCTCGCCCCGGACGGGCGCTGCAAGACCTTCGCCGACGCCGCCGACGGCACCGCGTGGTCCGAGGGCGTGGGGGTGCTGCTGGTGGAGCGGCTCGCCGACGCCGAGCGGCTCGGGCACCCGGTACTGGCCGTGGTCCGCGGCAGCGCGGTGAACCAGGACGGCGCCTCGAACGGCCTGACCGCGCCGAACGGCCCCTCCCAGCAGCGGGTCATCCGGGACGCCCTGGCCGCGGGCGGTCTCGGCCCGGCCGACGTCGACGTCGTCGAGGCCCACGGCACCGGAACCCGCCTCGGCGACCCGATCGAGGCCCAGGCGGTACTGGCCACCTACGGCGCCGAGCGCGAGCGACCCGCGCTGCTGGGCTCGGTGAAGTCGAACCTGGGTCACACCCAGGCCGCGGCCGGCGTCGCCGGGCTGATCAAGATGGTGCAGGCGATCCGACACGGGACCGTGCCCGCGACACTGCACGTCGACCGGCCGTCCTCCCACGTGGACTGGACACAGGGCGCCGTCGAGCTGGCCACCGAGTCGCAGCCCTGGCCGGAGACCGGCCGGGAGCGCCGGGCCGCGGTGTCCTCGTTCGGGATCAGTGGCACCAACGCCCACGTCATCGTCGAACAGGCACCGCAGACCGGCCCCGACCCCGAGGCGGACACCGGCACCCCCGTCCCGGGCCTGGTCCCGTGGGTCGTCTCCGCCCGGACCCCGGACGAGCTGGACGCCCAGATCGTGCGGATCGGCGCGCTCGCCGCCCCCGGCGGCCCCTCGGCGACCGACGTCGGTTTCGCGCTCGCCACCGGCCGGACGCTGTTCGACCACCGGGCGGTGCTCGCGCCGACCGCCGACGACGTACGTGAGCTCGCACGTGGCAGCGCCGCGCACGCAACGGGCAGCGTCGGCGTCCTGTTCTCCGGCCAGGGCTCGCAGCAGCTGGGGATGGGCCGGGAGCTCGCCGCCCGCTTCCCGGTGTTCGCCGAGGCCTTCGACGCGGTCTGCGCCGAGCTCGACCCGCTCCTGGGCCGCCCGTTGCGCGAGGTCGTGTGGGGCGACGACGAGTCGGTGCTGCAGCAGACCGGATGGGCCCAGCCCGCGTTGTTCGCCGTCGAGGTCGCGCTCTACCGGCTGGTCGAGTCGTGGGGCGTGCGGCCGGGGATGCTCGCCGGGCACTCGGTCGGCGAGATCGCGGCCGCGCACGTCGCCGGGGTCCTCTCGCTCCCCGACGCGGCCCGGCTCGTCGCCGCCCGCGGACGGTTGATGCAGGCCCTGCCGGCCGGCGGGGTGATGGTGTCGGTCCGCGCCACCGAGGACGAGGTGACGCCGCTGCTCGAGGGCGTCGTGTCGGTGGCCGCGCTGAACACCCCCGGCGCGGTCGTGCTCTCCGGCGCCGAGGACGCCGTCGACGCGGTGCTGGCCGGCCTGGGCGGGCGGCGCAGCACGCGGCTCTCGGTCAGCCACGCGTTCCACTCCCCGCTGATGGACCCGATGCTCGAGGACTTCCGGGCCGCCCTGTCCCCGATCGTGTTCGGCGAGCCCACCATCCCGGTGATCTCCGACGTCACCGGCGAGCCGGCCACCGACCTCGGCGCCGACTACTGGGTGCGCCACGTCCGGGAGACCGTCCGGTTCGCCGACGGCGTCCGCGCGATGTCCGCCGCGGGCGTGACCACGTTCGTCGAGGTCGGGCCCGGAGGTGTGCTCGCCGCGGCGGCCGCCCAGTCGCTCCCGGCGTCGGCCACGGTGGTCCCGCTGCTGCGCCGTGACCGCAGCGAGGAGGAGTCCGCGGTCGCCGCGCTGGCCGGGATGCACTCCGTCGGCGTCGCCGTCGACTGGCCGGCGCTGTTCGCCGGCACCGGGGCCCGGTGGGTGGATCTGCCGACCTACCCGTTCCGCCACGAGCGCTACTGGCCACGGCCGGCGACGACGGGACACCCGCTGCTCGGCCCGCCCGTCCCGGTCGCCGGTACCGGCGAGACGGTGCTGACCGGGCACCTGTCGGTGCGCTCGCACCCCTGGCTGGCCGACCACGTCGTCGGCGGGCACGTCATCATGCCCGGTGCGGCCACCGTCGAGCTGGTGAACCGGGCCGGCGACGCGGTCGGCCGGCACCGGATCGAGGACCTGACGCTGGTCGCGCCGGTCGTCCTGCCCGACCGTGACGCGGTGACGGTGCAGGTCCGTGTCGGGGAACCGGACGGGCACGACCGCTGCGAGATCACCGTGCACGCCCGCCCGGACGGCGGCGAGTGGATGGTGCACGCGGTCGGTTCCCTGGCCGGCGACCCGGTCGACCTCGGCTTCGACGGCGGCGTGTGGCCGCCGGCGGGCGCGACCGAGGTCTCGCTCGAGGGGTTCTACGAACGCTACGCCGAGACCGGCCTGCAGTACGGGCCCGCCTTCCGGGGTCTTCGGTCGGTCTACACCCGCGGGGACGAGGTGTTCGCCGAGGTCGTCGCGCCGGAGTCGGCCGCGACGGCGAACGGGTACGGGCTGCACCCCGCACTGCTCGACGCCGTCCTGCACGCCAACGTGTTCATCGGCCGGGGCGACGGCGGCGCACTCCCGTTCGCCTGGAACGGGGTGTCGCTGCACCGCAGCGGGGCCTCGGTGCTGCGTGCCCGCCTGCGTCCCGGCACGGGCGACGGCGTCGAGATCGCCGTCACCGACGCCGAGGGCGACCCGGTGCTGTCGGTGGCGTCGCTGGTCGTGCGGGCCGCATCCGGCGCGGGCGCCGGGACCGCCGGTCAGCTGTCCGGCATCCGCTGGGTGCCGGGTACCGCGGCCGAGCCCGCCACCGGGACCCGCTGGGCCGTCGTCGGTGGCGACGAGCTCGACCTCGGCTACGCCCTGCACCGGGCGGGGGAGGCCGTGACGGCCTACGCCGACACCCTGGGCGGCGCGGTCGGCGAGGACGGCTCGCTGCCGGACGTCTTCCTGGTCCCGCTGGGCACCGCAGGCGCCGGGGAGGACGACGCCGACGTCCCGGCCACCGCGCACACGCTGACCCATCGGGTGCTCGCGCTGCTGCAGGAGTGGCAGTCCACCCCGGCGCTCGCGGCGACCCGGCTGGTGTTCGTCACCTGCGGCGCCGTCTCCGTCGACGCCGAGCCGCTGCGCGACCCGGCCGCCGCGGCGGTGTGGGGCCTGGTGCGCGCCGCCCAGGTGGAGATCCTGGGCGCGAAGCTGCTGCTGGCCGACCTGGACGACGCGTTCGCCTCGGCGTCGGTGCTCCCCGCCCTGCTCGGTGCCGACGAGCAGCAGGTCGCGGTGCGCGACGCCGCGGTGCGGGTGGCCCGTCTGGCCCCCCTCAGCGCCGGGCCGGACCTGGTGCCGCCCGGACCCGTCTGGCGGCTGCACCCCGCCCGGCCCGGCAGCATCAGCGGGCTCGAGCTCGTGGAGTGCCCGGAGGTCACCGAGCCGCTGACCGGCCGCCAGGTGCGGATCGGCGTCCGGGCGGCCGGGATGAACTTCCGCGACGCCCTCACCACGCTGGGCATGTATCCCGGGGAGGCCGGGCTGCTCGGCGGGGAGGCCGCGGGCGAGGTCACCGGGACCGGTCCGGAGGTGACCGGTCTGCGCACCGGCGACCGCGTGACCGGCCTGGTCTTCGGCGGGTTCGGGCCGATCGGCGTCACGGACGAGCGTCTGCTGGTGCGGGTGCCGGAGCCCTGGTCCTGGGCGCAGGCGGCGTCGGTGCCCCTGGTGTTCCTCACCGCCTGGTACGCGCTGGTCGACCTGGCCGGCCTGCGTGCGGGGGAGAAGGTCCTGGTGCACGCCGGCGCCGGCGGGGTGGGCATGGCCGCGATCCAGATCGCCCACCACCTCGGGGCCGAGGTCTACGCCACCGCCAGCGACGCCAAGCAGGACGTGCTCCGCGACCTCGGTGTCGCCGACGACCACATCGCCTCCTCGCGCACGACCGACTTCGCGTCGGCCTGGGCCGGCGCCGGCATCGACGTCGTGCTCAACGCGCTGTCCGGTGAGTTCGTCGACGCCTCGCTCGGGCTGCTCGGCGACGGTGGCCGGTTCGTCGAGATGGGCAAGACCGACGTCCGCGACCCGGACGCCCTGCCCGGTGTCGCCTACCGGGCGTTCGACCTGATGGAAGCCGGCCCGGACCGGATCGCGGCGATGTGGCAGACGCTGCTGGAACTGTTCGAATCCGGGGTACTGGCCCCGTTGCCGGTGCGCACCTGGGACGTGCGCAGCGCCCGGGCCGCGTTCACGCACATGAGTGCCGCCCGCCACGTCGGCAAGCTGGTGCTGACCGTGCCGCCGGCCCGCGACCCCGACGGCACGGTGCTGATCACCGGGGGCACCGGTGGTCTCGGCGCCGAGCTGGCCCGGCACCTGGTCTCCGAGCACGGCGTGCGGCACCTGCTGCTGACCGGGCGCCGCGGCCCGGACGCCCCGGGGGCCCTGGAGCTGCGCGCCGAGCTGACCGCGCACGGCGCCGACGTCACGGTGCTGGCGGCCGACGTCGCCGAGCGCGACGAGGTGGCCGCGCTGCTGTCCACCATCCCCGACGAGCACCCGCTCACCGCCGTCGTGCACGCCGCCGGTGTCCTCGACGACGGCATGCTCGACTCGCTGAACCCCGACCGGATGGACGCGGTCCTGCGGCCCAAGGTCGACGGCGCCTGGCACCTGCACGAGCTCACGGCCGAGGCCGACCTGTCCGCGTTCGTCCTGTTCTCCTCGATCTCCGGGCTGATCGGTGGCCTCGGACAGGGCAACTACTCCGCCGCGAACACGTTCCTGGACGCGCTCGCCGAGCACCGCCGCGGACTGGGACGGGTGGGGACGTCGCTGGTCTGGGGCCCCTGGGACAGCGAGGCCGGCATGGTCGGCGGGCTCACCGACGCCGACCGTGCGCGGATGAGCGGATCCGGGATGCCGCCGCTGCCGGTCGAGCGCGGACTCGCCCTGTTCGACGCGGCGCTGACCACGGCCGAGCCGGTCGTGGTGCCGGTACGGCCGGACGTCAGGGGGCCGGCCGTGGCCGGCGCCGTGCCGTCGGTGCTGCGCGGCTCGGGAGCGGCGACGCGCCGGACCACCGAGACCACATTGGACCGGCTCCGCGGCCTCGACGCCGACGCCCGGGAGGAGCTGCTGCGCGAGCTGGTCATCAGCCGTGC is a window from the Pseudonocardia sp. HH130629-09 genome containing:
- a CDS encoding type I polyketide synthase, which produces MGDRAAARPTPEMERCTAMTDEEKLVDYLKWVTADLHEARRRLAEVEAGRQEPVAIVGMACRFPGGIGSPEDLWELVSTGGDAISGFPADRGWDMDALRDGRSATDQGGFLEGAGDFDPGFFDISPREAVAMDPQQRLLLEVSWEALERAGVDPRGLRGSRTGVFVGTSGQDYIHLALAADVDMEGHASTGLAASVMSGRLSFALGLQGPALTVDTACSSSLVALHLAARSLRDGECSLALAGGVTVMSTSANFSSFSRQGGLAPDGRCKTFADAADGTAWSEGVGVLLVERLADAERLGHPVLAVVRGSAVNQDGASNGLTAPNGPSQQRVIRDALAAGGLGPADVDVVEAHGTGTRLGDPIEAQAVLATYGAERERPALLGSVKSNLGHTQAAAGVAGLIKMVQAIRHGTVPATLHVDRPSSHVDWTQGAVELATESQPWPETGRERRAAVSSFGISGTNAHVIVEQAPQTGPDPEADTGTPVPGLVPWVVSARTPDELDAQIVRIGALAAPGGPSATDVGFALATGRTLFDHRAVLAPTADDVRELARGSAAHATGSVGVLFSGQGSQQLGMGRELAARFPVFAEAFDAVCAELDPLLGRPLREVVWGDDESVLQQTGWAQPALFAVEVALYRLVESWGVRPGMLAGHSVGEIAAAHVAGVLSLPDAARLVAARGRLMQALPAGGVMVSVRATEDEVTPLLEGVVSVAALNTPGAVVLSGAEDAVDAVLAGLGGRRSTRLSVSHAFHSPLMDPMLEDFRAALSPIVFGEPTIPVISDVTGEPATDLGADYWVRHVRETVRFADGVRAMSAAGVTTFVEVGPGGVLAAAAAQSLPASATVVPLLRRDRSEEESAVAALAGMHSVGVAVDWPALFAGTGARWVDLPTYPFRHERYWPRPATTGHPLLGPPVPVAGTGETVLTGHLSVRSHPWLADHVVGGHVIMPGAATVELVNRAGDAVGRHRIEDLTLVAPVVLPDRDAVTVQVRVGEPDGHDRCEITVHARPDGGEWMVHAVGSLAGDPVDLGFDGGVWPPAGATEVSLEGFYERYAETGLQYGPAFRGLRSVYTRGDEVFAEVVAPESAATANGYGLHPALLDAVLHANVFIGRGDGGALPFAWNGVSLHRSGASVLRARLRPGTGDGVEIAVTDAEGDPVLSVASLVVRAASGAGAGTAGQLSGIRWVPGTAAEPATGTRWAVVGGDELDLGYALHRAGEAVTAYADTLGGAVGEDGSLPDVFLVPLGTAGAGEDDADVPATAHTLTHRVLALLQEWQSTPALAATRLVFVTCGAVSVDAEPLRDPAAAAVWGLVRAAQVEILGAKLLLADLDDAFASASVLPALLGADEQQVAVRDAAVRVARLAPLSAGPDLVPPGPVWRLHPARPGSISGLELVECPEVTEPLTGRQVRIGVRAAGMNFRDALTTLGMYPGEAGLLGGEAAGEVTGTGPEVTGLRTGDRVTGLVFGGFGPIGVTDERLLVRVPEPWSWAQAASVPLVFLTAWYALVDLAGLRAGEKVLVHAGAGGVGMAAIQIAHHLGAEVYATASDAKQDVLRDLGVADDHIASSRTTDFASAWAGAGIDVVLNALSGEFVDASLGLLGDGGRFVEMGKTDVRDPDALPGVAYRAFDLMEAGPDRIAAMWQTLLELFESGVLAPLPVRTWDVRSARAAFTHMSAARHVGKLVLTVPPARDPDGTVLITGGTGGLGAELARHLVSEHGVRHLLLTGRRGPDAPGALELRAELTAHGADVTVLAADVAERDEVAALLSTIPDEHPLTAVVHAAGVLDDGMLDSLNPDRMDAVLRPKVDGAWHLHELTAEADLSAFVLFSSISGLIGGLGQGNYSAANTFLDALAEHRRGLGRVGTSLVWGPWDSEAGMVGGLTDADRARMSGSGMPPLPVERGLALFDAALTTAEPVVVPVRPDVRGPAVAGAVPSVLRGSGAATRRTTETTLDRLRGLDADAREELLRELVISRAASVLGHTDTTAIDPRQEFLSLGFDSLVAVELRNHLAGELDLTLPASVVFDNETPDRLASWLHEELAGHLVAADAPTEGGQPAAVAVDTDSEETLVGLFLAAVRRDKSVEAMQMLDAVAALRPTFSRTSELERPASPVVLADGPTTPKLIFVSAPGATGGVHQYARLAAHFRGRRRVLALPLVGFEPGETLPATGEAAIESVAESVLRAADGAPFVLVGHSTGGSLAYEAAGLMEERWGVQPEAVIMLDTMSLRYAEGEGADYEGVGRYYLADIDSPAVALTSTRLTAMVHWYNRAAALRPVGETTAPTLLVRASIPLPGGKGPQEAPPLDTDAVLTIDADHLTMAKEHSGVTAEAMEEWLTSLQAATR